The genomic window GTACAACTCGGTGCTGCTGCTGGCCCTCGGCACGCTCGCCACCACCTGGTACACGGTGATCGACATCGCCGCCAAGCTCGGCGGCCTGGCCAACCTCGACCCCGGCGCCTTCGTCGCCGCCGTCGGCAGCCTGGTGCTCTTCGCCGGCGCCCTCGCGCTGCCGATCGACCGCCACCCGCGCGAGGAGGAGGACGCCGAATACATCGAACTCGGCGCCCTCGGCAGCTCCGACCTGGCCGTCGGCGCCTACCGCCGGCTGCGCGAACTGCGTTTCAACCACGGCGACCTCAAAGTCTCCGACCCGCGCGCGCTCAACGTCTGGCTGCAGCGGCTGGCCGTCGTCGCGGTCTACGCCGCCGGCCTGAAGGTCCTCACCTTCGGCCTGGCGACCAGCTACAGCGACATCTTCATCGGCTACCTCATCGTGGTCGCCTTCACCTTCTGGGGCCTGGGCGCCAGCGGCCTGCTGCGGCAGTTCCAGCAGATCACCCGGGAGAACCGGGTCTTCTCCTCCAGCGTCGGCATCGTGGCCGCCATCGCCTACCCCTTCGCCCAGAACAACGAGCACTGGGCCAACCTCGGGGTCAGCGTGCTGATCGTCGGCACCGTCGCGCTCGGCCTGAACATCGTCGTCGGCCTCACCGGCCTGCTCGACCTCGGCTACGTCGCCTTCCTCGGCGTCGGCGCCTACACCGCGGCACTGGTCTCCGGCTCGCAGTACTCCATCTGGTCCGGCGTGCAGTTCCCCTTCTGGGCCGCCGCCCTCACCGGCGCCGCCGCCGCCCTGGTCTTCGGCATCCTCATCGGCGCCCCGACCCTGCGGCTGCGCGGCGACTACCTGGCGATCGTCACCCTCGGCTTCGGAGAGATCTTCCGCATCGTCGTGAAGAACCTCGACGGCGTCAGCGGCCCGGAGGTCACCAACGGCCCCAACGGCATCGCGCAGATCCCCGACCTGTCGATCTTCGGGTACAACCTCGGCGACACGCACGAGATCGGCTCGTACACCCTGGGCCGGTTCGCCAACTACTACCTGCTCATGCTGGTCATCACCGTGATCGTGGTGCTGGTCTTCACCCGGGCCTCCGACTCCCGGATCGGCCGCTCCTGGATCGCCATCCGGGAGGACGAGACCGCCGCCACCGCCATGGGCATCAACGGCTTCCGGGTCAAGCTGGTCGCCTTCGCGCTGGGCGCCTCGCTGGCCGGCCTGGCCGGCACCGTCAGCGCGCACGTCACCAACAGCGTGGTGCCCGACCCGTACGTCTTCTCCGGCTCCGTACCGCCCAACTCCGCCTTCCTGCTCGCCGCCGTCGTCCTCGGCGGCATGGGTACGGTCAGCGGCCCGATCCTCGGTGCGGCGCTGCTCTACGTCATCCCGGAGAAGCTCGACTTCCTCGCCAGGTACGAACTCTTCGCCTTCGGCATCGCGCTCGTCCTGATCATGCGCTTCCGGCCCGAGGGCATCATCGCCAACCGGCGGCGGCAGCTGGAATTCCACGAGGACGAAGCCACCACGCCGGGCAAACGCACCCTGGGCGACGACACCGTCCCGGCCGGCACGGCAGGGGCGTGAGGAACACCATGACCACCACCATCCCGCAGCAGCCCACCCCGGAGCAGGCCCCCGACGGGACCCCGCTGCTCCAGGCCAGCGGCGTCGTCATGCGCTTCGGCGGCCTCACCGCCGTCCGGGACGTCGACCTCACCGTCAACACCGGCGAGATCGTCGGCCTGATCGGCCCCAACGGCGCAGGCAAGACCACCTTCTTCAACTGCCTCACCGGGCTGTACGTCCCCACCGAAGGCACCGTCAGCTACCGCGGCACCGTACTGCCGCCCAAGCCGCACCTGGTCACCAAGGCCGGTATCGCCCGCACCTTCCAGAACATCCGGCTGTTCGCCAACATGACCGTGCTGGAGAACGTCCTGGTCGGCCGGCACACCCGCACCCGCGAAGGCCTGCTGTCCGCGCTCATCCGCGGCCCCGGCTACCACCGGGCGGAGGCCCGCTCCCGAGCCAGGGCCATGGAACTGCTGGAGTTCACCGGCCTGGCCGCCAAGGCCGAGCACCTGGCCCGCAACCTGCCCTACGGCGAGCAGCGCAAGCTGGAGATCGCCCGCGCCCTGGCCAGCGAGCCGGGGCTGCTGCTGCTCGACGAGCCCACCGCCGGCATGAACCCGCAGGAGACCAGGGCCACCGAGGAACTCGTCTTCTCCGTACGCGACCAGGGCGTCGCCGTCCTCGTCATCGAGCACGACATGCGGTTCATCTTCAACCTGTGCGACCGGGTCGCCGTCCTCGTCCAGGGCGAGAAGCTGGTCGAGGGCACCTCCGAGGTCGTACAGCAGGACGAACGGGTCATCGCCGCCTACCTCGGCGAGCCCTTCGAAGGCGCGGCCGAGGACGGGCCGCAGACGACCGGCGAGCAGGAGAACGACCGATGACCGCACTGCTCGAAGTGGAGAACCTGCGCGTCGCGTACGGCAAGATCGAAGCCGTCAAGGGCATCTCCTTCGCCGTCGAGGCCGGCCAGGTGGTCACCCTG from Streptomyces sp. NBC_01198 includes these protein-coding regions:
- a CDS encoding ABC transporter ATP-binding protein; this translates as MTTTIPQQPTPEQAPDGTPLLQASGVVMRFGGLTAVRDVDLTVNTGEIVGLIGPNGAGKTTFFNCLTGLYVPTEGTVSYRGTVLPPKPHLVTKAGIARTFQNIRLFANMTVLENVLVGRHTRTREGLLSALIRGPGYHRAEARSRARAMELLEFTGLAAKAEHLARNLPYGEQRKLEIARALASEPGLLLLDEPTAGMNPQETRATEELVFSVRDQGVAVLVIEHDMRFIFNLCDRVAVLVQGEKLVEGTSEVVQQDERVIAAYLGEPFEGAAEDGPQTTGEQENDR
- a CDS encoding branched-chain amino acid ABC transporter permease, producing the protein MTDLSTNAASMTTAAPGARRTEQYLPLSLPVAKLVTLVGAVATTASTFMSWTYTTDFPGDLTVSGYPGGLQVMTLIGAIITGVVALGAFKLKGLAWLNPSRSYNSVLLLALGTLATTWYTVIDIAAKLGGLANLDPGAFVAAVGSLVLFAGALALPIDRHPREEEDAEYIELGALGSSDLAVGAYRRLRELRFNHGDLKVSDPRALNVWLQRLAVVAVYAAGLKVLTFGLATSYSDIFIGYLIVVAFTFWGLGASGLLRQFQQITRENRVFSSSVGIVAAIAYPFAQNNEHWANLGVSVLIVGTVALGLNIVVGLTGLLDLGYVAFLGVGAYTAALVSGSQYSIWSGVQFPFWAAALTGAAAALVFGILIGAPTLRLRGDYLAIVTLGFGEIFRIVVKNLDGVSGPEVTNGPNGIAQIPDLSIFGYNLGDTHEIGSYTLGRFANYYLLMLVITVIVVLVFTRASDSRIGRSWIAIREDETAATAMGINGFRVKLVAFALGASLAGLAGTVSAHVTNSVVPDPYVFSGSVPPNSAFLLAAVVLGGMGTVSGPILGAALLYVIPEKLDFLARYELFAFGIALVLIMRFRPEGIIANRRRQLEFHEDEATTPGKRTLGDDTVPAGTAGA